The window ATTCGAGACGGGGTCTCGACAAATTCAGTCATGACGATCGGTGAGTATTTTGAACGCGCCCGGAGCAGAGACCCGAAACCGTTCTACGAGCCCGTAAATGAATACCAAATCCTGGTCAATAAAGGACAAATCGCTTTTGTGTGGGCCGATGCCATCCTGTGTACCTACGGGGTTCCAAAAACCAACAACATCGATGTATTTACTCTGATCAAGGAAGACGGCGAATGGAAATTCATCAGCATTGGCTATACCAATACGCGACTGCCCGATGAGTTGAAAAAATTCGATATGGAGCTATTTGCAAAGAGTTACGCCCAGGTGTGGAGTGGCGTGCGCCCTAACTTTGTGTCCATGTTTTTTGAAGAAGACGGGGTATTGCAAACCAATGGTGGAACGCCTGCAGAAGGAAGCGCGCAAATAACCCAAGTGGTGCAAGATTTTATGCGCGACTTTCCCGAAAGGGTAGTGCGGTACGACAGCTTGGTGGCCACAGCCAAGGGAACGGAAATGCACTGGACACTCACGGCTACGGATACCACAAACCGTAAGATAAACCTTAGCGGATATGAGCTTCTCCAAATGGGGGATAATGGCTTGATCTTAACATCCGAAAGGCATTTTCCGACGGAGCAAGGGGATCAGACGCATAGCAACTAATGAATCCCCTTTTTGCCAAACCACTCCTCAAGGTATACCACCCCAAGGCACGTTTCTCGATTTAGATAAT of the Cryomorphaceae bacterium 1068 genome contains:
- a CDS encoding ester cyclase, whose translation is MHIRTSIILSGIIFLTFGCSEAPNTTADQEAKAEPAVAATAEPEWTQDQADAKAKVEELLTAVGNADPDALEALVSDKANLGAAVIRDGVSTNSVMTIGEYFERARSRDPKPFYEPVNEYQILVNKGQIAFVWADAILCTYGVPKTNNIDVFTLIKEDGEWKFISIGYTNTRLPDELKKFDMELFAKSYAQVWSGVRPNFVSMFFEEDGVLQTNGGTPAEGSAQITQVVQDFMRDFPERVVRYDSLVATAKGTEMHWTLTATDTTNRKINLSGYELLQMGDNGLILTSERHFPTEQGDQTHSN